TTTTACATCTTCGATCTTCTTCTCGAGATCAAGGATCTCTTTGGGCACATTGATGTTCTTGAGGTGAACGCGGGCTCCTACTTCATCCATCACGTCAATCGCCTTGTCTGGCAGGAGACGGTCTGTAATGTAGCGGTCGCTCAGTTTCACACAAGCCTCGATGGCGTCGTCACTGTAAGTAACGTTGTGGTAGTCTTCGTATTTGGACTTGATATTGTTGAGGATCTGGATGGTTTCATCAACGGAAGGCGGTTCAACCATTACTTTCTGGAAGCGGCGGTCGAGTGCGCCATCTTTTTCGATATACATCCTGTATTCGTCCAGTGTGGAAGCGCCGATGCATTGGAGCTCACCTCTGGCGAGTGCGGGTTTGAAGATATTGGAAGCATCCAGAGAACCGGAAGCGCCGCCGGCGCCCACGATGGTGTGGATCTCATCGATGAAGAGGATCACGTCGCGGTTCTTTTCGAGCTCGTTCATGATCGCTTTCATTCTTTCTTCAAACTGACCACGGTATTTGGTACCTGCCACCAGGGCGGCGAGGTCAAGAGAGATCACACGTTTGTCGAACAGAACGCGTGAAACTTTTCTTTGCACGATACGTAACGCCAATCCTTCCACGATAGCGGTTTTACCAACGCCTGGTTCGCCGATGAGGATGGGGTTATTCTTTTTACGGCGTGAGAGGATCTGAGATACACGTTCGATCTCAGCTTCACGTCCTACAATGGGATCGAGTGATCCGTTCTCTGCAAGTCTTGTGATGTCACGGCCGAAATTATCGAGCACGGGCGTTTTGCTTTTTGCATTGCCTGATGCGCGTGATTTCTGCTGCGAGTATTTTTTCTCTTCATCAAAATCATCCTCACCTTCATCAGCATACTCGCTTCGTACGTCATTGCTCTTCACCACGCCTAATTCATTTCTGAAAAGATCGTAATCCACGTCGAATTGATTTAAAATTTGAGTAGCTATGTTTTCTTTGTTCTTGAGAATCGAGAGCATCAAGTGTTCGGTTTCCACCGTAGGGCTCTTGAGCGCTTTAGCCTCGAGCACGGTTACACGAATTACCTTTTCCGCCTGTTTGGTTAGGGGTAAACTATTTATGTTGGCAATATTCTTTCCGGTTTTGTCCTTCACCGCCATCTCCACTTCCTTTCTGAGCTCATAAAGGTCTACATTGAAGCTCTTCAGAATGCGGACAGCAGTGTTCTCTCCTTCCCGGATCAACCCCAGCAACAAATGTTCGGTACCGATAAAATCGTTCCCCAGCCTTAAAGCCTCCTCCCTGCTAAACGAAATGATCTCTTTCACCTGGGCTGAAAAATTGTTGTCCATTTTTATAATTTGTTGTGTTATACAATAATAACGAATATTTTTGACTTCTGTTCTAGCCGTCTTATTAACGGTTGTTAACAAGTACCAAGTGTGTTATGAAGGTCAAAATTGATACCAAGCAAAAATTCCATGTCATTTACATCACAGAACCAGTTCTTTCTGGCAATATGACAGCGGAATTAAGTGAAAGTCTGCTTCCTTTCCTCCAAATTGACGTTAAAAACGTGATCGTTAATTTGAAAGACATTGAAAACCTGGACGAAGCTGCCGCTGAAACATTGTTAAAGCTTCAACAAACCTTTTACGAGCAACAGGCCAGCTTCGTAATCTGTGAGCTTCAACTGTCTGTAAAGGATCAGCTGGATCAAATGGAACTGCTGGACCTGCTGAACATCACCCCCTCCGAAAGTGAGGCATGGGATATAGTTCAGATGGAGGAAATCGAAAGAGAGTTGCTTGGTGGCGATAATGAGTTCTGACGATTGCCCGCCGCCACCCATTACAACCAAAACGAATGAAGAAATTTGCCGTGATAGTAGCCGGTGGATCCGGCCTGCGTATGGGTACACAGGTACCCAAACAATTCCTGCCATTGCGCGATAAACCTGTGCTCTGGTACACGCTCACCGCCTTCCTGGAAGCATTCGATGATCTCACCATCATCCTGGTTCTCCCGGAATCACATCTCCAGACCGGCCATGAAATCCTCCGCTCCACCTTCGACCCCGATCGCATCTGGATGACCACCGGAGGGGAAACACGTTTCCATTCCGTTAAAAATGGACTCGATCATATCCACCAGCACTCCATCGTATTCGTGCACGACGGCGTCCGCTGCCTCCTCACGCCAGACCTCATCCGCCGCTGCTTCAATATGGCACAGGAACGAGGCAATGCCATCCCCGCCGTTACCGCGGTTGATAGTATCCGCATCGAAACATTCAATGGAAATGCTGCCATAGACCGCAACAAAATAAAAATCATACAAACACCACAAACATTCTACTCAGACCTCATCAAAGCCGCTTTCGAACAGGAATATGATGAAAGCTTCACCGATGAAGCAAGCGTAGTGGAAAAACTGGGAGTGAAAATTCACCTGCTGGAAGGCGAACCTACAAATATCAAGATCACGAGACCTCTGGATATTTTGATAGCAGAGAAGATACTTGAGGAACGCGAAATGGGGATATGAGTTGGGGGCGTGATATTCGCTTTTTTATTAGGCTGGTGTTCGCGAAGGGATATGTCAACGCGGCTGAGAAACGAACCAGCGCTTTTTGTTCGTTGATGGGCTGTGGGCGGGTTGGATGGGACAGGAGGAATTCTATTGGGGTCTTTCGCTTACGTTTCTTAGGCCGCTTGTGCCATATCCCGTTCGCTCAATCACGCTGAGAGAGAGATGGTGGTAAAAGTGCAGCAGTTCCTGTGAAATGAAACTGCGGTCCCCGGACTTTGAGAACTTTGATAAATGATATGGACCTGGAATTGCGTTTTACCAATGTTGCTTTTCAGTGTGCACTTTCCTGAAACAGTTTTTACATTTTTTCTTGATTCAGATTTTCCCTTTGTTGTTTTTAAGATTAAAAGCCCACTTGATTTCGCATTCCTATTTTTTAGCCCCTGCCTTTTCTGCTCCCACTTTTTCAGTTCTTAATTCCATTAATCCATTATGATTATTTTGGAATTTTATTATTCTGTTATTTTGTTATTCTGTTATTCTGTTATCGTTCATTTTTGAGTATTGCATTTTTTACTTTTCCAGGCGTTGATGTTTTGAATTTAGAATAGCTGTTTCCTTTTCTACTTTCTATTTTCTTCATTGTAATTGTAAAACATCAGGCTCCATTCTTAACCGGGCTTATATCCTCAGCTTCATTTCATCCATCCTCACAGCACCATTTATCCGGAACACTTCCCCCACCCCTGCTAAATTTCATCAGCCACTCATAACTTTAATACAGCACTGATGCACTCTCAACCTCATGCCGGCGAGGGTTCTGAAAAAACTGGCCTTGCAAACGTAAGCGAAGAAGATCAATGGAATTACCATCGCCCATCCAACCAGCAATAGCCCAACATACAAACCTATGCGCCGGTACGTTTCACAGCCAGCGTTTCAGAATCCCGAGAAGGCACCTGCCGGTACGTTTCACAGCCAGCGTTTCAAAATCCCGAGAAGGCGAAAGCGGTTAATGCGGAGAGACGGATAAATTTCCAGACTGGCGCCGAAACTGCTGTAAAAGAAAGCCAGGTTACGGATATCTGAACCTTCAAAGTCCAGCGTAAGCTCCTCTCCGGCATGCTGATGAATGAAACGATCGATGAGAAAATGAGATGCACCGCTGGTACGGCCATTGGGATGATTGCCCACAAGGATATAACAGGCACGATTGTTCGAAAATACGTAGGCACAACTGGCAAGCAGCTGATCATTGACATCAAACACTCCACAGGCAATGGCTTTGCCCTGCTGATGCAATTGATTGAAGAGCGATTCAAAGTTTTCATAATCGCGGTCGCTGAGATTGGAAATCCCCTGCATCTGGGATTTGGAAAGACTTAGTACCTCGGAAATGGGAATGTCCGTTGCATAACGATTGTTGAGTTGTTGCGCCTTTTTGATATTGCGCCGGATATTTTCCCGGTAGGCAGATTGAAGTGACTCATAGGGAGCCCTGAGATCCAGGACGTAGTTGTTACGAAGGGATATGCTGGTGTTTTTTTGAGGGCCGACATTGGCATGGGCATTGGCCTGGTTGAGCTCGATCTCGATCAGGCGAAACCTTTTGGGAATGGCAGACAGAAAAGCTTCGATCAGTGAAGGCGTGAGATGTTTCCCGAATACACCCAATTGAGCGGTGAAAGGTGGCTGGTACAGGTAAGCGATCCCGTATTTACTGTTCCAGGTGAGTGGCATCACCGCTTCGTAATCGCCGAGGACCAGGGCACTCCAGTGCTTGCACATATGGTCCAGGTAAATGCTGTACGCATAGGGAAGTCCGTTATCAGCCTTTTGGATGACAGCATCCCAGCGCTGAATATCCAGTTCTTGCCGGGTCAGGTATTGTATGGCGGGAAGGGACTGCATGCTCAACTATACCTAGAACGAATAATAGTTTTTGGTCATCCTGCGCAGATTCAGCCTGTGGATATCGATGCTGAAAGAGATCTTCTTCAGGAACTTGTTTTCTTCGGGAACCGTTTTGAGATTGTCGCGGAACTCTTTGCTGTATACTACGGGGATATAGATATTGATCAGTTCGCGGTACAGTACCAGCTGTACTCCGCCCACATAGAGAAATCGACTGGTATAGGCATCTTTCTTCCAGGCTTCGGCATAGGTACCCACGTCCAGGAACAAACGAACAGGTAGTTCAATAGGGAACATTTTCGTCGGCAGCGTAGTGTTGAAGTTCATGGATGCAATCCAGTTATCGGATCTTCCCTGAAGGTCCTGGAACAGATCGGTGCGCAGTTTGAGGCCGCCATCGCGGATCATGATCTGCTGATTGCCGATGCCCTCCTGTTCATTGCGACCAATGAAATAGTTGCTGTAGGTATAATCTTCGTAACCACGTACAGCCGTAAGCTTGGGCTGGTACCTGATGGTTCGGAATTCTTTCTCGAGAGTATGACCTCCAATGTATCCGAACTTTGCTGCAAAGGCGCGCACCTGCAAACCACCGCCGGAACTGTAATTGAGAAAATAATTACCAGTGACGGATGCGCGATAGAAACCATCACCCTGCTGGATCTGTAATTGCGCATCGTAGGGATACAGGGTCCGGTAATTGGTAACGTTCCAGGTCAGTTGATTGATATAGCTGGTTTTCGTTTCAGCTTTATAGGGATGATAGAGCGAATCCTTGCTGCTCATGGCATAATTGAAGCCGCGCTCACCGATGATGAAGGTCTTCCATTCGATCCAGTGCTCGATAGGATTGCGGGCCGTTTTGTTACCGAAAGTAATGCGCAGTTGCGGCGTGAAACGGTAATAGCCGCCAAACAGTTTATTGTTGTTGCTGTCAACTCCTTCCATCGTGGAAAAACGTGCAGCGCCAACACCGATATCGATCTTCCTGATTTTCCTGTCGGGCAGAAAGGTATAACCGATCCTTCCCACTCCATTCACCTGCTTACTGCCGAATGCATAGAGCGGTGCAAATACATAACGGAATTTTTGAAAAGGCGGATTGTAATTATGAATGAGCAGACCTGCCATGAACTTATCATAACTGTTATAACCCAGCGCAGGGAAGAAGTTGATGTAATTCACCTTGTCATTGTCCTTGAAATTGAACATGAAAGTGGGTTTGAATTTCTTTCTGCCGGAATACGGCGATATGTCCCCCTTGCGGTCCAGCTCATTGAAGAAATTATCCAGGTTGCGGCCGGATGTCTCTTCCATTATTTTACGAAAGTCCTCAGGCGAAGGATGCCTGAACTGCCATTGTTTGTAATACTCCTGCATGCAGCTATCGAACAGGCGGGTACCGAGTGTTTTCTGCAGCTCCTGCATCCAGAGACCTGTTTTCATGTAGGCCACTACGGCATAGTTGAGTGGCGTGAAGTCTGCACCTTTGGTGGTAATGGGCTGGTCCAGCTTGTCCTTTGTAACAACAGACACGAAGAGGCGGGGATCATCTTCCGGAATGCGGCGTGTCATCCAGTTTCCACCGGAATCATTATTGAGTTCACCAAAGCGGATATCGTAATAGGTATTGATGCCTTCGTCCATCCAGGGATTATCCCTTTCATTGGTGCCGATAACGCCGTAGAACCAGTTATGTCCAACTTCGTGACCGATAAGTTTTTCCAGGTCCGAAGCAGTGCTCACCGGAGAGATACTTGTAATGGTGGGATACTCCATACCACCACTGAAACCCATGGGAGTTTCGGCAACACTTACCACATCATAGGGATATTCACCGATCACTTCAGAACGCCAGCGGACCGCTTCTTTCAGCATAGGCAGTCCTCTTTTCCATAATTCACTTTTGGAAGGCAGGCGGAATACATTGGCTGTGACCATGCGGCCGGAAGCCAGCTGTATTGTATCGGAATCGAGGACGAAGTCAGGATTGGCGAACCAGGCAAAATCGTGTATGCGGTCCTGTTTGAACTGCAAAGTGCGCGTTGGAACAGGTGCATTGGCCTTCGCAGGAAGATCAGGCGGAGGATCGTTGGTGATGGTGAGCGCCGCTTTTTTGTTCTTGTTCTTATTGAATGAGGAAGATGCTGGTTTCTTCACCGGTTTCTTCTCCATCAGGAAAGGGTGTTTCTTCTTTTCCACTTTTTTCGGTGCCGGAGCTGAACCGGCCGGAGGAAGATATGATCCCATCACAAGATTGCCGGTGGCGGCAACTGCATAGTATTCGGGAACAGTGATGCGAACATCGTAACTGCCGAACTCACTGTAGAATTCTCCCTGGTCGAGATAAGGCATGGGATGCCAGCCCTGTTTGTCGTACACTGCAGGTTTGGGATACCATTGTGCAATCTGGTAGGCATGATCTTTCCAGCCGCTCCTGCTGAAAACGCCGGGCAGCTTCACATGGAATGGCGTGGTGATCAGTGTCTGAGCGCCGGGCGCCAATGGCTGAGGCAACCACACTTTCACCACATCGATAAATTGCGGATGGTCTTCCGTTCTGATACGGGCATTGTTCACGCGGAAATCAAGCCGGTTGATATACCCACGTTTTTCCATATCCGAAAAATAGAAATCAGTACGGCCGTTCTCCAGCAACTGATCGGAGAAAGCGGTGCGATCGTTCTTATAGGCATTGGGCCATACATGGAACCAAATGAAATGAAGTGTATCGGGAGAATGATTGATGTACTGCATTTTGAGCATGCCATCGAGCGTATGTTCCTTATCATTCAGACTAACGTCGATGGTATAGTGAACTTCCTGTTGCCAGTAGTTGGATTGCGCGTAGAGTGAGGATTGAAGCAGTAAGCACCAGCCAATGAGTAGTAGAAGTCTGTGCACGAACGTACCTTTTATCAAAAATAAGGGATTACAAAGGAGATACAAAGCAAATCACTTGCCCTTGCCCAGAAAGAGGATGCGCAGGGTATGGAGCATGATCTTGAGATCGATGGCCAGCGAAACATTTTCGATATATGTCAAATCATATTTCATTCTCACCACCATTTCTTCAACGGAGCTGGCATAACCGAATTGTACCATTCCCCAGGAAGTGAGGCCTGGTTTCACTTTCAGCAGGTAATTATAATAAGGCGTTTGTTGCTGGATCTGGCGGATATAATACTCTCTTTCAGGACGTGGTCCTACCAGGCTCATATCGCCTTTGAGGATATTCCATAATTGTGGCAATTCATCTACACGCCACTTGCGCATGATCCTGCCCCAGGAAGTGATCCTTGGATCATTGGTATCGGACAATTGCGGTCCATTGGCTTCTGCATGATGGAACATGCTCCTGAACTTGAAAATATGGAATCTCCTTCCTCTGTACCCTACCCGTTCCTGTGAGTAGATAACCGGCCCGGCCGAAGAGAGCTTCACCCTGATGGCTACATAGGCCAGGAAGGGGCTCAGGAAAATGAGTCCGGAAATCGCCACCACTACATCCACCACGCGTTTGATATTCTGTTGCCATTCCGGCATCAGGTCTGTACGTATATCGGAAAGCAGGGCGCCGGTAATATTGCTGGTGCGTACACTGCCGGAAAGGATATCGAGCGTATCAGGAACGATCTTCACCTCCACATCTTTTTCGCTCAGCACTTCCACTATATGGTTGATCTGTTGTTTTTCATTCTTGTCAACCGCAATTACTACCAGTTTGATGCCGCGCTGATCTATCACCTCACTCATATCCTTATACGAACCGAACTGTGGCAGGTATTCCCGGATACCGTTGGGCTCCTGCCCTGCCGCCAGGAATCCCTTGTAGTGGAAGCCTGCATTGGCCAAACCTTCGCGTGTTTCCTTGAAGATCCTGGTGGCAACGGAATTGCCACCGATGAGGAGAGTATTGAAATGCACATTCCCGCGCATGAGCTGTTGCTTCACACGGGAAAGGATCATCAGGCGGCCGGTCCAGGTAAACAGTATCTGCACGCCGATATAAGTGGCAAGTGCATTGTAAAAGTAGGTATAGTGATGCTGGGGATCGTTGATCACCAGGGCAAAGAAGATCAGCGTACAACCAATGAGGGAACTGAGTACAGTCAATGCAAACTCGCTCAACCGTGATTTCCGGTAGAGTGACTGGTACGCTCCCAACATTCCCTGGAATACAACCCATCCAATGGGAATGATCATCAATCCCAACCAGAACCTGTCGTTCAGAAAGATCTTGTTGTTGACGATGATATGCTCATTGAGGAAATACCTTCTGGCGAAATAAAAAACTATCCATCCAAGCACAGCTGCAGTATAGTCACTTAGCAGGTACCAGGCACTGTGAATGGTTTTTTCTGATCCATTAAAAGGTTTAGGCAACAATACTGTTGTTTTTAATTTTCTGAAGTATTTGATGCGCTACGTCCATTGCTCTGTAACCATCTACTTCAGACACACGTGTAGGTGTATTTTCCGCGATGGCATCGCGGAAAGCTTCGAGCTCTTTTTTTATCGCATTAACTTCAGGTACTTGTGGGTTGATCACCGCAATGGTGCGTTTCCCGTGTGGTGTATCCAGGTCGAACGAGAAAGCATCCACATCCAGCGGGCTCTTGAGTTTGATCACTTCGGATTTCTTGTTAAGGAAGTCAACGCCAATATACGCATCTTTTTGGAACAAACGCATTTTACGCATCTTCTTCATGGAGATCCTGCTGGAAGTGAGGTTGGCCACACATCCGTTATTGAACTCGATCCTCACGTTGGCTATATCGGGCGTATCCGTCATAACGGCCACGCCGCTGGCGGAAATCATTTTCACTTCACTCTTCACGAGATTGAGGATAATATCGATATCGTGGATCATCAGGTCGAGTATCACGCTCACTTCCGTGCCGCGGGGATTGAATTCCGCCAGACGATGCACTTCGATGAACATGGGCTGCAGGTCGAGGCCGGACAGGGAGAGGAAAGCAGGATTGAACCTTTCAACATGACCAACCTGGAACTTGATATTGGATTCTTTCACCAGTTTCACCAGTTCACGCGCTTCATCCATGGTATTGGCCAGGGGTTTCTCCACAAATACATGCTTGCCTTTCCGGATGGCTTTTCTGCAGAGGTCGAAATGGTAAGTGGTGGGCGCTACAATGTCTACGGCATCCACGGCATCCATCAGCAATTCGGGATCCAGGAACCTGGGGAGTTGATATTTTTCCGTTATTTGTTGTGCTGCATCATCTGAAGGGTCAAAAAAGCCTACCAGTTCTACATCCTTCATCTCCTTCCAGTTATTCAGATGGAACTTACCCAGATGGCCTACACCGAAAACGCCTACCTTTAGCATAATAAAAAATTAATTGTCAAAGATAAACGCTGTGGCCGTTTACATAACGGTTTTTTATTACCACGCAGTATGCGGATGTGAATAACTCAGCACATGATGCCGGATCAGCGCACCAACTTTGAACGGGAAATATAAGCGGATGTGGGGTGATAGATAAACAGCACTGTTCCATCTTTGATCTCGTCTATCAGGGGACGGCTGATATCTGTAGGCACTGCCGGACAACCCTGGCTTCTTCCAATATAACCCTTGCTGTTGATCCATGAATCCGAAACATAGTCGGCTCCATGCACTACAATGGCCCTGCGGAAAGCAGCATCGTTGATCCCTTTTTCCATTCCCTGCAATTTCAGGGAATAGCCATTGCTGCCGCGATAGGTTTGACCGGTTACGTAGAAACCCAAACTGCTGGCATTGCTCCTGGGCTTGTTGGAGAATACATTGGCGGACTCTTTTCCGGAGCGGTTGCCATGGGCCACCAGGCTATGGAAAAGTACCTGATAATTATTGAGGTCGATCACAAACAGGCGTTTTTCGCTGCTTGGCCTGGAGAAATCTGCTATTGAGAGGATATTATCGCGAATGAGGCCGGTCTTTTTCAGTTTTTCCATTCCATTAAGAGCCATCTGGAAAACCGTACGGCTCAGCCCCTGCTCTTCGAGATGAAGGCTATCATATACCTCCATTTTGGAAAGAGACCAGGCAATGGCATGATACTCGATACTTCCAATGGGGCTGGGAGCAAAGAAAATCTTTTTAGACAAAGGGGTTGATGCAATTCCATCTGTTGTAAAAGGTACGAATGACCAATGTAATACAATCAGAACGCCCAACACTGTGGCCCTAACCAATGTGGCCAGCCTTAACTTCTTCCTTGGTTTTTGCATGGACTCATTCCATTTTTTTAGGGTAAAAAATCATGCGTGCTACTTCCGCATATTTTTCTATCAACGGGATACCTGAAATAAAATTGCCCTGGGAATAAGCAGGGCAATCCTGGATTTTTACTAATTGAACCGTGGCAAATGTACGGTATTTTGAAAAAAATGCAGCCTTGTGGCATTTTAAATGCAGTCCGGATCAGGTTTTTAACATATCAATACAATAATCAATTCGTAGAAAAATGGAAACCTGCCAGTTCTTATAAATTTTCTCCGATCAAAGTATACAAAATATTACGATAATGTTCACTGCAGGGCAGTTCGGTTTCACCCAGGAACACAGTTTTCCTGCTGACAGTGTCCAGTTTACGGAGCGATACGATATAGGATCGGTGAATGCGGATAAAGGTAGTTGAAGGCAGACGGCTCTCGAAGTACTTCAGGCTTTGTAAAGTTACGATGGGCTTTCTGCTACCGGAAAGATGGATACGCGTGTAATCTTTCAGTCCCTCGAGATAGATAATGTCCTCGTAAAAGATCTTCTGGATCTTGTGAGAAGTTTTGATAAAAATGAAATCTTCATTGCTGGCCACCTGACGGTTGTTCTTGCGGAAGCTGATGTATTCGTAGGCTTTGCTCACTGCGCCAACGAATCTGTCGAATGGCACCGGTTTCAACAGGTAATCGATAGCATCCAGTTCAAATCCCTCCACGGCAAATTCATTGTAGGCCGTAACAAAGATCACCGACGGTTTCCTGGGAAGTGTTTTGAGGAACTGGATCCCTGAAAGATCCGGCATCCTGATATCCAGGAAAATGAGATCGATCTCTTCCTTGTCGAAATACGGTCTTGCTGCCATCGGGCCCTCACATCTGGCCACCAGCCTGAGATAGGGGATCTTCTGAATAAAGTCTTCCATCAGGTCCAGAGCCCAGGGTTCATCATCGATGATGAGGCAATTAATTTTCATGGTCCAACTCGATTTTGAGGTTAACAATGTAGAGGGATTTATTGTCTACCACATCCAGCAGGTACCTGCCGGGATATAAAACATCCAGCCTTCTTTTTGCATTGATCAGTCCTACCCCTTCATGCCCCGTCTGGCGTGTAGAGGTAATGGCATTGGAAACTGTGAGCAGCAGGTTATTGCCGATCACGTCTATATTGATCCTGATCTCGGAAGGAATGGTATAACTCACACCATGTTTAAATGCATTTTCGATATAGGTGATAAGGAGCAATGGCGCGATCAGCAGGTTATCTGTATTGCCGGTCACATTGTATCTGACTGTAACGTTTTTGGATAATCGAAGTTTTTGAAGATCGATATAATTGCTGATATATTCAAGGTCATTTCTCAGTGTGATCTTTTCGGTACTTGTATCGTACAGCACATAACGCATGATCTGACTGAACTTCAGGATGGAGTATTCCGTTTGTTCTGATTTGAGATGCGCCTGTGAATAAATGCTGTTAAGGGTATTGAAAAGGAAATGCGGGTTGATCTGGAGTTTCAGGAAGCTGAGCTCCGCATTCAGTCTTTCCGTTTCCAGGACCTTCTTTTGTTTTTCACTGATGAGCAATGAATTGGCCAGTTTGATGAATCCACTGATCAGCAGAATGATAATGGCGGAAGTGAGTGTATCCATCAGCAACATGGGCAAAGCCATCAATGGGATTTCAGATCCAAACAATTTCATCACCGGGATATCTCCTGCAATGGCCAGGGTGCGTCCCATCGGCATGGCAGGAAGCGCGCCCTGGGAAAAACTCCGTTCAACAAAACGCTCACGGCTTTGCTCACCCGAAGGCACCATACGTGTGGTCAGCACTACCACAGTATCTTTTTCGTGATCTGAAGATTTCCTGTATTCGATATTCTCCACAAAACTTCCATCAGGCCCTACCCTTCTGATCATGGTGGTATCCTTGTTCACAGTAACTGACCCAACCATCGGCGCCAGCTGCATTTTACCAACGGGTGAAAGGCGATGAAAGAAACGATTGGGTCCTGTTCTGATCACCATACCGGCCTGTTTCCGGAATTTGTATTGAATGAAAGATTCCACTACCAGTTGCTGCAGGCAGATCACCAGCAAACAACCAAGTATGGTAAGGAAATATTTTCCGTATTGCTTTTTCTGAAAGAATCTTGGAATGAGAAAGTAATAGTGGAAATAGAATAGAAGAATAAGGAACACCTTGTTGACCACTTCCCTGTACAGGAAAAAAGTATCGAGTATCTCAATTCGGTAGATCAGCAAAGGCAGGGTGAGGAAGAGTCCCCATCCCAGGATATGCAATGAAATGATAAGCAGACGGTGCACCACCGTTTTAGCAGGCTTGAATCCTAACACGTAGGCAAAAACATCCAGCGCACTGTCTTTTCTCATTGTTGAATTGAGCCGCCAAATTAGTGAGGCGCTGCATGCAAAACATTGCAACGCCTCGCTAACCGGCTAATTTATCTTAACTATAACAAATGCGGTTTAATAGTTGTCGTTATCATCCTGCTCATCAAATGGCTTGAACTCGAACATATTGTCGAAGATCTCGGAGCCGCTGCGACCGGTGAGGAGAAAGCCTCTGTCTTTCAGCGTGAATCCGACAGCGCCTTCGCGGGCAGTGCCTTCGAAAGATGTTTTCTTTGTCCAGAGGTCATTGGTGGCATCATATTCCCAGGTATCGGAGATCAATGATCCGGCGCGGCCTGTAGCCAGGTACACTTTGGTTCCTATAGTGAATGCCACTGCACCGTAACGGGCGATATTGGCATAATCATCATCATAACTTTCATCGCTAACATTGGTGAGTTTACGGAGATCAGTCCAGGCGCCCTGTCCGCTGTTACCGGTAGGATCGAACGACTGAAGATCATTCAACGCTTCGCCATTGTTGTTGCCACTGCATACATAGGCTTTGCCATTTATGACGAAAGCCACAGCCTGTGAACGTTTACGTCCGCGGATAC
This portion of the Pseudobacter ginsenosidimutans genome encodes:
- a CDS encoding murein L,D-transpeptidase catalytic domain family protein, with the protein product MSKKIFFAPSPIGSIEYHAIAWSLSKMEVYDSLHLEEQGLSRTVFQMALNGMEKLKKTGLIRDNILSIADFSRPSSEKRLFVIDLNNYQVLFHSLVAHGNRSGKESANVFSNKPRSNASSLGFYVTGQTYRGSNGYSLKLQGMEKGINDAAFRRAIVVHGADYVSDSWINSKGYIGRSQGCPAVPTDISRPLIDEIKDGTVLFIYHPTSAYISRSKLVR
- a CDS encoding sugar transferase, with product MPKPFNGSEKTIHSAWYLLSDYTAAVLGWIVFYFARRYFLNEHIIVNNKIFLNDRFWLGLMIIPIGWVVFQGMLGAYQSLYRKSRLSEFALTVLSSLIGCTLIFFALVINDPQHHYTYFYNALATYIGVQILFTWTGRLMILSRVKQQLMRGNVHFNTLLIGGNSVATRIFKETREGLANAGFHYKGFLAAGQEPNGIREYLPQFGSYKDMSEVIDQRGIKLVVIAVDKNEKQQINHIVEVLSEKDVEVKIVPDTLDILSGSVRTSNITGALLSDIRTDLMPEWQQNIKRVVDVVVAISGLIFLSPFLAYVAIRVKLSSAGPVIYSQERVGYRGRRFHIFKFRSMFHHAEANGPQLSDTNDPRITSWGRIMRKWRVDELPQLWNILKGDMSLVGPRPEREYYIRQIQQQTPYYNYLLKVKPGLTSWGMVQFGYASSVEEMVVRMKYDLTYIENVSLAIDLKIMLHTLRILFLGKGK
- a CDS encoding LytR/AlgR family response regulator transcription factor is translated as MKINCLIIDDEPWALDLMEDFIQKIPYLRLVARCEGPMAARPYFDKEEIDLIFLDIRMPDLSGIQFLKTLPRKPSVIFVTAYNEFAVEGFELDAIDYLLKPVPFDRFVGAVSKAYEYISFRKNNRQVASNEDFIFIKTSHKIQKIFYEDIIYLEGLKDYTRIHLSGSRKPIVTLQSLKYFESRLPSTTFIRIHRSYIVSLRKLDTVSRKTVFLGETELPCSEHYRNILYTLIGENL
- a CDS encoding Gfo/Idh/MocA family protein; translation: MLKVGVFGVGHLGKFHLNNWKEMKDVELVGFFDPSDDAAQQITEKYQLPRFLDPELLMDAVDAVDIVAPTTYHFDLCRKAIRKGKHVFVEKPLANTMDEARELVKLVKESNIKFQVGHVERFNPAFLSLSGLDLQPMFIEVHRLAEFNPRGTEVSVILDLMIHDIDIILNLVKSEVKMISASGVAVMTDTPDIANVRIEFNNGCVANLTSSRISMKKMRKMRLFQKDAYIGVDFLNKKSEVIKLKSPLDVDAFSFDLDTPHGKRTIAVINPQVPEVNAIKKELEAFRDAIAENTPTRVSEVDGYRAMDVAHQILQKIKNNSIVA
- a CDS encoding M1 family metallopeptidase encodes the protein MHRLLLLIGWCLLLQSSLYAQSNYWQQEVHYTIDVSLNDKEHTLDGMLKMQYINHSPDTLHFIWFHVWPNAYKNDRTAFSDQLLENGRTDFYFSDMEKRGYINRLDFRVNNARIRTEDHPQFIDVVKVWLPQPLAPGAQTLITTPFHVKLPGVFSRSGWKDHAYQIAQWYPKPAVYDKQGWHPMPYLDQGEFYSEFGSYDVRITVPEYYAVAATGNLVMGSYLPPAGSAPAPKKVEKKKHPFLMEKKPVKKPASSSFNKNKNKKAALTITNDPPPDLPAKANAPVPTRTLQFKQDRIHDFAWFANPDFVLDSDTIQLASGRMVTANVFRLPSKSELWKRGLPMLKEAVRWRSEVIGEYPYDVVSVAETPMGFSGGMEYPTITSISPVSTASDLEKLIGHEVGHNWFYGVIGTNERDNPWMDEGINTYYDIRFGELNNDSGGNWMTRRIPEDDPRLFVSVVTKDKLDQPITTKGADFTPLNYAVVAYMKTGLWMQELQKTLGTRLFDSCMQEYYKQWQFRHPSPEDFRKIMEETSGRNLDNFFNELDRKGDISPYSGRKKFKPTFMFNFKDNDKVNYINFFPALGYNSYDKFMAGLLIHNYNPPFQKFRYVFAPLYAFGSKQVNGVGRIGYTFLPDRKIRKIDIGVGAARFSTMEGVDSNNNKLFGGYYRFTPQLRITFGNKTARNPIEHWIEWKTFIIGERGFNYAMSSKDSLYHPYKAETKTSYINQLTWNVTNYRTLYPYDAQLQIQQGDGFYRASVTGNYFLNYSSGGGLQVRAFAAKFGYIGGHTLEKEFRTIRYQPKLTAVRGYEDYTYSNYFIGRNEQEGIGNQQIMIRDGGLKLRTDLFQDLQGRSDNWIASMNFNTTLPTKMFPIELPVRLFLDVGTYAEAWKKDAYTSRFLYVGGVQLVLYRELINIYIPVVYSKEFRDNLKTVPEENKFLKKISFSIDIHRLNLRRMTKNYYSF